The following are encoded in a window of Scophthalmus maximus strain ysfricsl-2021 chromosome 2, ASM2237912v1, whole genome shotgun sequence genomic DNA:
- the LOC118300823 gene encoding reticulon-4 receptor-like 1 produces MFRRGYGGVELLLVLCGLDLSLPCPRHCICYTSPSTVSCQAHNFHAVPEGIPAQSERVFLQNNKIQRLLRGHFSPTTTMLWLYSNNISYIQPSTFHGFDRLEELDLGDNRHLKAVASDTFLGLGRLHALHLYHCGLISLPPGIFSGLHNLQYLYLQDNQLEFLEDDLFIDLLNLSHLFLHGNRLWSLRQNTFRGLGVLDRLLLHQNRIQWVDRQAFHDLRRLTTLYLFNNSLTELAGASLTLLPALEYLRLNDNPWECDCKALSLWDWLRRFRGSTSSLMCVSPPELAEKDLKTLKKEELPSCLSSEGQAHSAPDREVDHGESLNHLNRPRNHHNHHQRPYLPHGDQYSLPSPSPLPRPPKGGRRNCTRRGRKAKGGINEVEVLQEGGDKDYTPNGGKYDLSATARRKNKCTPRTSVGPPSGVQRANNRAGSHLAGHTFCFSPALLLSLISVILR; encoded by the exons gtTACGGCGGGGTGGAGTTACTGTTGGTGCTGTGTGGCCTAGATCTGTCTCTGCCCTGCCCTCGCCACTGCATCTGCTACACATCGCCCAGCACCGTCTCCTGCCAGGCCCACAACTTCCATGCCGTGCCCGAGGGCATCCCCGCCCAGAGCGAGCGCGTGTTCCTGCAGAACAACAAGATCCAGCGGCTGCTCCGCGGCCACTTCtcgcccaccaccaccatgttGTGGCTTTACTCCAACAACATCTCCTACATACAACCGTCCACCTTCCACGGCTTTGACCGCTTGGAGGAGCTCGACCTTGGGGACAACCGGCACCTGAAGGCGGTCGCGTCAGACACCTTCCTGGGCCTGGGTCGGCTACATGCCCTGCACCTATACCACTGTGGCCTGATCAGCCTGCCACCGGGGATCTTTTCGGGCCTGCATAATCTCCAGTATCTCTACCTACAG GACAACCAGCTAGAGTTCCTGGAGGATGACCTGTTCATTGACCTCCTGAACCTCAGTCATCTCTTCTTGCATGGCAATCGACTATGGAGCCTTCGTCAGAACACTTTCCGTGGTCTGGGGGTCTTAGACCGTCTACTTCTGCACCAGAACCGAATCCAGTGGGTTGACCGCCAGGCGTTCCATGACCTGCGGCGCCTCACCACCCTCTACCTGTTCAATAACTCCCTGACCGAGCTAGCTGGTGCCAGTCTGACTCTACTGCCGGCCCTGGAGTACCTACGACTGAACGACAACCCCTGGGAGTGTGACTGCAAGGCCCTGTCGCTCTGGGATTGGCTGCGGAGGTTCAGGGGCTCCACCTCCTCACTGATGTGTGTTTCCCCACCGGAGCTGGCAGAGAAGGACCTGAAAACGCTGAAGAAGGAGGAGCTGCCCAGCTGCTTGTCCAGCGAGGGTCAAGCACACAGTGCCCCAGATCGGGAGGTAGATCACGGAGAGTCTTTGAACCACCTAAATCGTCCCAGAAACCATCATAACCACCATCAGCGGCCGTACTTGCCCCACGGGGACCAATACAGCCTGCCGTCACCTTCACCGCTGCCACGGCCGCCTAAGGGAGGCCGCAGAAACTGTACCCGCCGGGGTCGCAAGGCAAAGGGGGGTATCAATGAGGTGGAGGTACTACAGGAGGGGGGTGACAAAGACTATACCCCAAATGGAGGCAAATATGACCTGTCTGCGACTGCAAGGAGGAAGAACAAGTGCACCCCCAGGACTTCTGTTGGCCCACCAAGTGGGGTCCAGAGAGCTAATAATAGAGCGGGGTCGCACCTCGCAGGTCacactttctgtttctcacCAGCTCTGCTGCTGTCGCTCATCTCTGTAATCCTACGTTGA